A window from Leuconostoc mesenteroides subsp. mesenteroides encodes these proteins:
- a CDS encoding phage holin family protein: MQFIVRLAINMLTFLLLSMIFPSGFRVDSWDAALLAAFVLSILNAIIKPILTILALPLTILTFGFFAIVVNAMLLEVTADLVGGFEFSSFGWAMIIAFIVSIINTFLTKDLHVQVERH; this comes from the coding sequence ATGCAATTTATTGTTCGTTTAGCGATAAACATGCTAACCTTTCTACTTTTATCAATGATTTTCCCATCAGGATTTCGGGTAGATAGCTGGGATGCAGCATTATTGGCAGCATTTGTATTATCGATATTAAATGCCATCATTAAACCAATTTTAACAATTTTGGCGTTACCGTTAACAATTTTAACATTTGGATTTTTTGCTATTGTTGTTAATGCAATGTTATTGGAAGTTACCGCTGATCTTGTTGGTGGATTTGAATTTTCAAGTTTTGGCTGGGCAATGATTATTGCATTTATTGTTTCCATTATTAACACGTTTTTGACAAAAGATTTGCATGTGCAAGTAGAAAGACATTAA
- a CDS encoding fructose permease — translation MTQNETKTKSSRTISMSLSITYFIISLVINAMGNVLTLVTSDHIHPAFLGSAYWTAAEANLGHAILGNNSLALFWAFLVLGMLISFLNAFLMKKIDWKRIFGNFVFMLPFSIFIQWFSNIFNQIMPDAKSLPMVILYIVINFLGVALIGTAISIYQRVNLVLHPADDLMQILRFKYFKGSAFKAMWASYIPPTIFAIIAFIITFPNLYNFGLGTLFAFLFQGGITGIADKLVFRNLDHQAVDVGE, via the coding sequence ATGACTCAAAACGAGACAAAGACGAAAAGCTCTAGAACTATTTCAATGAGTTTATCGATTACCTACTTTATTATTTCACTAGTTATCAATGCTATGGGTAACGTTTTAACCCTGGTTACCTCTGATCATATTCACCCTGCCTTTCTTGGTTCTGCCTACTGGACAGCAGCAGAAGCCAACTTAGGTCACGCGATTCTAGGAAATAATTCTCTAGCATTATTCTGGGCCTTTCTAGTTCTTGGTATGTTAATCTCTTTCTTAAATGCATTTTTGATGAAAAAGATTGATTGGAAAAGAATTTTTGGTAACTTTGTATTCATGCTACCGTTTTCAATTTTCATTCAATGGTTTTCAAATATTTTCAATCAAATTATGCCTGATGCAAAGTCATTACCAATGGTAATTTTATACATTGTTATTAATTTCTTAGGAGTTGCCCTTATTGGTACCGCTATTTCAATATATCAGCGTGTAAATTTGGTTTTGCATCCAGCAGATGATTTAATGCAAATATTGCGTTTTAAGTATTTTAAGGGTTCTGCTTTCAAAGCAATGTGGGCCTCATACATTCCACCAACGATTTTTGCCATTATTGCGTTTATCATTACTTTCCCAAATCTATATAATTTTGGCTTAGGAACGCTCTTCGCCTTTCTTTTCCAAGGCGGGATAACTGGAATTGCTGACAAGCTAGTATTTCGTAATTTAGATCACCAAGCTGTTGATGTTGGTGAATAA
- the pstC gene encoding phosphate ABC transporter permease subunit PstC produces the protein MDNITKKLMQKSESTHKDTIGRAVSLTALALIGIVVVAIFAFVLSRGLSTFFRDGVSVKDFLFGTTWNPSVTNPETNQPYIGALPMIIGSFLVTFLAAIVATPFAIGTSLLMTEIAQKRGAKIMQPIIELLVGIPSVVYGFIGLTVVVPFIRNITGGSGFGILSGTIVLFVMILPTITSMTVDTLKSVPRYYRESALAIGATRWQMIYKVILRSATPGIMTAIVFGMARAFGEALAVQMVIGNAALMPTGLATPASTLTSVLTMGIGNTVMGSLQNDVLWTLAMILLLMSLVFNLIVRAIGRRGAMK, from the coding sequence ATGGATAACATTACAAAAAAACTTATGCAAAAATCTGAATCCACGCATAAGGACACGATTGGTCGTGCTGTTAGTTTAACGGCACTAGCCTTAATTGGTATTGTGGTTGTGGCAATATTTGCCTTTGTTCTGAGTCGCGGGCTTTCAACATTCTTTAGAGATGGTGTTAGTGTCAAAGACTTTCTATTCGGAACAACATGGAATCCGTCTGTAACCAACCCAGAAACCAATCAGCCTTATATTGGTGCATTGCCAATGATCATTGGTTCATTTTTAGTAACCTTTTTAGCTGCGATAGTTGCCACACCATTTGCAATTGGAACATCTTTGTTGATGACTGAAATAGCGCAAAAGCGTGGTGCAAAAATTATGCAACCAATTATTGAATTGTTAGTCGGTATTCCGTCAGTTGTATACGGATTTATTGGTTTAACAGTCGTTGTTCCTTTTATACGAAATATAACTGGTGGCTCTGGTTTTGGTATTTTGTCTGGAACAATCGTTTTGTTTGTTATGATTTTGCCAACAATCACTTCGATGACCGTGGACACATTAAAATCAGTTCCACGTTACTATCGAGAATCTGCTCTAGCAATTGGTGCTACACGTTGGCAAATGATTTATAAAGTTATTTTACGTTCAGCAACACCGGGTATTATGACGGCAATTGTGTTTGGTATGGCACGTGCGTTTGGTGAAGCATTAGCTGTTCAAATGGTTATAGGTAATGCTGCATTAATGCCTACAGGATTAGCTACTCCAGCATCTACCTTAACATCTGTTTTGACTATGGGTATCGGAAATACAGTTATGGGCTCACTACAAAACGATGTTTTGTGGACCTTGGCCATGATTCTATTGTTGATGTCATTGGTATTTAATTTGATTGTTCGTGCAATTGGACGTAGAGGAGCGATGAAATAA
- the pstB gene encoding phosphate ABC transporter ATP-binding protein codes for MTDNKEKTILSTRDVHLWYAKKEALYGIDLDFPEKGITALIGPSGSGKSTYLRAINRMHDLEDNVTVTGSFKFKDTDIYAPTTDTVDLRKRIGMVFQQPNPFPFSTYENVAFGLRLAGVKDKAILDEAVEKALKQSSVWDEVKDNLHKSALGLSGGQQQRVSIARVLATSPELLLLDEPTSALDPVSSHNIEETLLKLRDDYAMIIVTHSMSQASRISDRTAFFLSGDLIEVDDTKHIFLDPSKKETQDYVSGRFG; via the coding sequence ATGACAGATAATAAAGAAAAAACAATTTTATCAACCCGCGATGTACATCTTTGGTACGCTAAGAAAGAGGCACTGTATGGTATTGACTTAGATTTCCCAGAAAAGGGGATTACTGCGTTAATCGGCCCTTCCGGATCAGGGAAATCAACATACCTACGTGCAATTAATCGTATGCATGATTTAGAAGATAATGTCACAGTGACAGGGTCTTTCAAATTTAAAGATACGGATATCTATGCACCCACAACTGATACAGTTGACCTACGCAAACGTATTGGAATGGTCTTTCAACAGCCTAATCCGTTTCCGTTTTCAACTTATGAAAATGTGGCATTCGGTTTGCGACTGGCTGGAGTCAAAGATAAAGCTATCTTGGACGAAGCAGTTGAAAAAGCTTTAAAACAATCTTCTGTTTGGGATGAAGTGAAGGATAATTTACATAAGTCAGCTCTTGGATTATCCGGTGGCCAACAGCAACGTGTTTCGATAGCACGTGTTTTGGCTACATCTCCAGAACTTTTACTGTTAGACGAACCTACGTCTGCGTTAGATCCAGTTTCTAGTCACAATATTGAAGAAACTTTATTAAAACTACGAGATGATTATGCAATGATTATTGTGACACATTCGATGTCACAAGCATCACGAATTTCTGATCGTACAGCCTTTTTCTTGAGTGGTGACTTAATTGAAGTTGATGATACAAAGCACATTTTCTTAGATCCATCAAAAAAAGAAACACAAGATTATGTTTCGGGTCGTTTTGGCTAA
- the galU gene encoding UTP--glucose-1-phosphate uridylyltransferase GalU: protein MKPVRKAIIPAAGLGTRFLPATKALAKEMLPIVDTPTIEYIVREAIESGIEDIVIVDGKSKRSIEDHFDSNPELENNLREKGKDELLKLVEETTDINMYFIRQSHPKGLGDAVLTAKAFIGDEPFVVLLGDDLMQDEVPLTKQLIQRYEETGESTLAVMKVPHDQVSEYGVIDPAAQVDKGGLYRVKSFVEKPKPEDAPSDLAIIGRYLLTPEIFEELERTKPGKGNEIQLTDAIDSLNNRQHVYAHEFKGSRYDIGSKIGFLETNIEFGLKHPQTKDALRAYIKELASKL, encoded by the coding sequence ATGAAACCAGTACGTAAAGCTATTATTCCAGCAGCCGGATTGGGCACACGTTTTTTGCCAGCAACTAAGGCATTAGCTAAGGAAATGTTGCCAATCGTTGACACACCAACGATTGAATATATCGTGCGTGAAGCAATTGAATCTGGTATTGAAGATATCGTGATTGTTGATGGTAAGTCAAAACGTTCTATTGAGGACCATTTTGATTCTAACCCAGAATTAGAGAATAATTTACGTGAAAAAGGAAAGGATGAACTATTAAAGCTTGTTGAGGAAACAACAGATATTAATATGTACTTCATCCGTCAATCACATCCTAAAGGTCTCGGTGATGCCGTATTGACTGCTAAGGCGTTTATTGGTGACGAACCGTTTGTGGTTTTGCTAGGTGATGACTTGATGCAAGATGAAGTACCATTGACAAAACAACTAATCCAACGTTACGAAGAAACTGGTGAATCAACGTTAGCGGTCATGAAAGTACCGCACGATCAAGTATCCGAATACGGTGTAATAGATCCAGCCGCACAAGTTGATAAAGGTGGACTATACCGTGTAAAGAGTTTTGTTGAAAAGCCAAAGCCAGAGGATGCACCTTCCGATCTAGCAATTATTGGGCGTTACCTTTTGACCCCTGAAATTTTCGAAGAGCTAGAAAGAACAAAACCTGGTAAAGGAAATGAAATACAATTGACTGACGCTATTGACTCATTGAACAACCGTCAGCACGTATATGCGCATGAATTCAAGGGTAGTCGTTATGATATTGGTTCAAAAATTGGATTCTTGGAAACAAACATTGAATTCGGTTTAAAGCATCCGCAAACGAAAGATGCTTTGCGTGCGTATATTAAAGAATTGGCATCAAAGTTGTAA
- a CDS encoding HPr kinase/phosphorylase, translating to MAQNSVTVKQLVENTRLKIVAGDQYLDREITTSDISRPGLEMTGYFNYYAPERIQLLGITETSFSERMSHDELLLVFRRMADEKTPAFVISTGLPISDELSQAADEAHIPILSSTLTSSRILSNMTYYLGGELAPRKNVHGVLIDVHGLGVLITGDAGIGKTESALELIQQGKARLVADDRVDIYQEDEERLIGEPNGVLRNMMEVRGVGIIDVQQVYGAVSVRSHATIALNIHLSNGKIGEANFDRLGDDNDSLEILGVKIKRMVVPVTPGRNTASVIDAASVKFRTANMGIDALKTLEERMTAEMEKNEKIDARDEKND from the coding sequence ATGGCACAAAATTCAGTAACAGTAAAACAATTAGTAGAAAATACCCGACTAAAGATTGTTGCCGGTGATCAGTATCTAGACCGAGAAATCACTACTTCAGATATTTCTCGTCCTGGATTAGAGATGACAGGGTATTTCAATTATTATGCACCAGAAAGAATTCAGTTACTTGGAATTACTGAAACATCATTTTCTGAGCGCATGAGTCATGATGAACTATTATTAGTATTTCGTCGTATGGCAGATGAAAAAACCCCAGCATTCGTTATTTCAACTGGATTACCAATAAGTGATGAATTAAGTCAAGCAGCTGATGAAGCACATATCCCGATTTTATCATCAACCTTAACCTCTTCAAGAATTTTATCCAACATGACGTATTATTTGGGTGGTGAACTTGCACCACGTAAAAATGTGCATGGTGTTTTGATTGATGTTCACGGATTAGGCGTTTTAATTACTGGTGACGCAGGCATTGGTAAGACAGAATCAGCCTTGGAATTAATTCAACAAGGGAAAGCGCGTTTGGTCGCTGATGATCGCGTAGACATTTATCAAGAAGATGAAGAACGGCTGATTGGCGAACCAAACGGTGTATTACGTAATATGATGGAAGTACGTGGTGTCGGAATAATTGATGTTCAGCAAGTTTATGGTGCTGTATCTGTTCGATCACATGCTACAATTGCATTAAACATCCATTTATCTAATGGTAAAATAGGTGAAGCTAATTTTGACCGTTTAGGTGATGATAATGATTCCTTAGAAATCTTAGGTGTTAAGATTAAACGAATGGTTGTGCCAGTGACACCTGGTAGAAATACTGCCAGTGTGATTGATGCAGCCTCAGTTAAGTTCCGTACAGCGAACATGGGTATTGATGCGCTGAAGACATTGGAAGAGCGTATGACTGCCGAAATGGAAAAAAATGAAAAAATCGATGCAAGGGACGAGAAAAATGACTAA
- a CDS encoding NAD(P)H-dependent glycerol-3-phosphate dehydrogenase → MTKIAVLGGGSWGTALANVAAENNNDVRLWTRTATQADEINSQHTNQKYLPDAELSSELMATSNMALAVMDAEIVLTVVPTKVVREVARQLADVLNKQDHPVILAHATKGLEQVTYKRVSEMLAEEIPSKYRSTLAMISGPSHAEDVIKHDLTSVSIASEDEEAAELLQQVFANNSFRPYTNHDLLGSELAAALKNIIAIGSGALIGLGYGANAQAALLTRGLSEMRALGQAMGAQPETFLGLAGIGDLIVTGMSPNSRNYRAGKQLGEGKSLQEIQDEMGMVIEGVSTTKAVYEFSQHHHMEMPITASIYRILYENEPLRDAINDLMSRPLRSED, encoded by the coding sequence ATGACTAAAATAGCCGTATTGGGCGGTGGCTCTTGGGGCACGGCGTTAGCTAACGTTGCTGCAGAAAATAATAATGATGTGCGTTTATGGACACGTACAGCGACACAAGCAGATGAAATAAACAGTCAACATACCAACCAAAAGTATTTGCCAGACGCAGAGCTATCATCTGAGTTAATGGCCACCAGTAACATGGCCTTAGCAGTGATGGATGCTGAAATTGTTTTAACAGTTGTTCCTACTAAAGTTGTACGAGAAGTTGCACGTCAGTTAGCTGACGTTTTGAATAAACAAGATCATCCAGTAATTTTGGCCCATGCTACTAAAGGTTTAGAGCAAGTAACTTATAAGCGTGTGTCGGAGATGCTTGCTGAAGAAATACCTTCAAAGTATCGCTCCACGTTGGCGATGATTTCTGGACCATCGCATGCAGAAGATGTTATCAAGCATGATTTAACATCTGTATCGATTGCTTCTGAAGATGAAGAAGCTGCTGAGTTATTACAGCAAGTATTTGCTAACAATTCATTTAGACCTTATACGAACCATGATTTGTTAGGATCAGAACTGGCAGCAGCCCTAAAAAATATTATCGCCATTGGATCAGGCGCATTAATAGGATTAGGCTATGGTGCTAATGCACAGGCTGCTTTACTGACACGTGGTTTATCAGAAATGCGCGCCCTAGGGCAAGCAATGGGAGCGCAGCCCGAAACATTTTTGGGACTTGCAGGCATTGGTGATTTAATCGTTACTGGTATGTCACCAAACTCCAGAAATTATCGTGCTGGAAAACAGCTGGGTGAAGGAAAGAGCTTGCAAGAGATTCAAGATGAAATGGGCATGGTTATAGAAGGTGTTAGCACAACAAAAGCAGTATATGAATTTTCGCAACATCATCATATGGAGATGCCTATCACAGCCAGTATTTATCGTATATTATATGAAAATGAGCCATTACGAGATGCAATTAACGACCTAATGAGTCGTCCTTTGCGTAGTGAAGATTAG
- the phoU gene encoding phosphate signaling complex protein PhoU has protein sequence MRRLFDEELADLDSSFTEMGMLVSQTIQKAVQSFVDHDREGARKILENDHQINEREAAIEKKTFEMIALYQPVTTDLREIVTILKAVSVLERMGDQARNIANSTIRVKGTKHIASVEQELGEMGEMVATMVSEVMDYYVKNDALGAEAIADKNSVLTHSAAKVRTDSVNGMKEDAELVDSAADYLVIAGYLKRIGDYTTDIAEWIVYKRTGKIIELNPGYNFFI, from the coding sequence ATGCGTCGATTATTTGATGAAGAATTAGCAGATTTAGATAGCTCATTTACAGAAATGGGTATGCTTGTTTCACAAACTATTCAAAAAGCGGTACAATCATTCGTTGACCATGACCGTGAAGGGGCTCGTAAGATCTTAGAGAACGACCACCAAATTAATGAGCGCGAGGCGGCTATTGAAAAGAAAACTTTCGAAATGATAGCTTTGTATCAGCCAGTAACTACTGATTTACGTGAAATTGTTACGATCTTAAAGGCTGTGTCAGTGCTTGAGCGTATGGGAGACCAAGCACGTAATATTGCAAATTCAACAATACGTGTCAAAGGTACCAAACATATTGCTAGTGTTGAACAAGAATTGGGTGAAATGGGCGAGATGGTTGCTACTATGGTTTCAGAGGTCATGGATTACTATGTAAAAAATGATGCTCTTGGTGCTGAAGCAATTGCTGATAAAAATAGTGTACTTACACACAGCGCAGCTAAAGTTCGAACAGATTCAGTTAATGGTATGAAAGAGGATGCCGAATTGGTTGACTCAGCAGCAGACTATCTAGTGATTGCAGGATATTTGAAGCGAATTGGCGATTATACGACAGATATTGCTGAGTGGATTGTGTACAAAAGGACAGGGAAAATTATTGAATTAAATCCTGGTTATAATTTCTTTATATAA
- the pstA gene encoding phosphate ABC transporter permease PstA, whose amino-acid sequence MNAKTADKIATGVIYAISGIVALILFAMLAFILVQGVPHLSWHFLTSPARAFEAGGGIGIQLFNSFYLLILAMLISFPIALGAAIYLNEYAQKNHFTAIIRTAIEILSSLPSVVVGLFGFLLFVVQFKLGFSILSGAIALTLFNLPLLTRSIETSLAQIPDLQREAGAALGLSRWETVLHVILPAAVPSIVTGVVLSAGRVFGEAAALIYTAGQSAPALDFSDWNPFNISSPLNPMRPAETLAVHIWKINSEGIMPDVSAVSAGASAVLIIVVLLFNFSARKLGMKLYKKLTSA is encoded by the coding sequence ATGAATGCAAAAACTGCTGATAAAATTGCAACAGGCGTTATTTACGCTATTTCTGGCATTGTCGCTTTAATTTTGTTTGCGATGCTGGCTTTTATTCTTGTACAAGGCGTACCACATTTATCATGGCACTTCTTAACCTCTCCAGCACGGGCATTTGAAGCAGGTGGTGGTATTGGAATACAACTTTTTAATTCTTTCTACTTGTTAATTTTGGCGATGTTGATTAGCTTTCCGATTGCGCTGGGTGCAGCAATTTATCTTAATGAATACGCGCAAAAAAATCATTTTACAGCAATCATACGTACAGCCATTGAAATATTAAGTTCTTTGCCTTCTGTTGTTGTTGGTTTATTTGGATTCTTACTTTTCGTTGTACAATTTAAATTAGGTTTTTCAATTTTGTCTGGTGCAATTGCGCTAACTTTGTTTAATTTACCTCTTTTGACACGTTCAATTGAAACGAGTTTAGCACAAATTCCTGATTTACAACGTGAAGCGGGGGCAGCACTTGGTTTATCACGATGGGAAACGGTTTTGCATGTCATTCTACCTGCAGCTGTTCCATCAATTGTGACGGGTGTGGTTCTATCTGCCGGGCGAGTGTTTGGTGAAGCCGCAGCTCTAATTTATACTGCGGGACAATCCGCTCCAGCTTTAGACTTTTCCGACTGGAACCCATTCAACATTTCGAGCCCTTTGAATCCAATGCGACCGGCAGAAACATTAGCCGTACATATTTGGAAAATTAATTCTGAAGGTATTATGCCTGATGTGAGTGCCGTGTCAGCAGGGGCTTCTGCCGTTTTGATTATTGTTGTGTTGCTGTTCAACTTTAGCGCACGAAAATTAGGTATGAAGCTTTATAAGAAGTTAACGAGTGCGTGA
- the trxB gene encoding thioredoxin-disulfide reductase, with protein MSEELKEYDVVVIGAGPAGMTAATYASRANLSVLMLDRGIYGGQMNNTAEVENYPGFDSILGPDLAEKMYSSSTQFGAEYGFGSVKSIEVEDYIKIIRTDMGDYAAKAIIIATGSEHIHLDVTGEDEYQGRGVSYCAVCDGAFFRDEDVLVIGGGDSAIEEGLYLTNLAKSVTVLHRRDKLRAQQIIQNRAFDNSKMKFEWHTEVVAITGDNDKVTGVDVINNLTNEKSHIDASGVFIYVGLKANTQGFENLNITDSEGWIVTDDKMQTNIPGIFAVGDVRVKDLRQITTAVGDGSLAGQGVYDYISSLPTTEKIAE; from the coding sequence ATGTCAGAAGAACTCAAAGAATATGATGTAGTTGTTATTGGGGCTGGACCAGCGGGGATGACTGCAGCCACATATGCTTCAAGAGCTAATTTATCAGTATTAATGTTGGATCGTGGTATTTATGGTGGTCAAATGAATAATACAGCTGAGGTAGAAAATTATCCTGGATTTGATTCCATTCTGGGTCCGGATTTAGCTGAAAAGATGTATTCTTCGTCAACACAATTTGGTGCCGAATATGGTTTTGGATCAGTAAAGAGTATTGAAGTTGAAGATTATATAAAAATAATTCGCACTGATATGGGCGATTATGCTGCCAAGGCAATCATTATAGCAACAGGGTCAGAGCATATCCATTTAGATGTAACGGGTGAAGACGAGTATCAAGGTCGTGGTGTGAGTTATTGTGCAGTGTGTGATGGTGCATTTTTCCGAGACGAGGATGTTTTGGTTATTGGCGGCGGTGATTCAGCTATCGAAGAAGGTTTATACTTAACTAATCTAGCTAAATCGGTGACAGTACTTCATCGTCGTGACAAATTACGTGCACAACAAATTATCCAAAACCGCGCATTTGATAACTCTAAAATGAAGTTTGAATGGCATACTGAAGTGGTGGCAATTACTGGTGATAATGACAAAGTTACAGGCGTTGATGTGATTAATAACCTGACAAACGAAAAAAGTCACATTGATGCATCAGGGGTGTTTATTTATGTAGGATTGAAGGCAAATACGCAAGGGTTTGAAAATCTTAATATTACCGATTCAGAAGGATGGATTGTAACAGATGATAAGATGCAAACGAATATTCCTGGTATTTTTGCTGTTGGCGATGTTCGTGTAAAAGATTTGAGGCAAATCACTACTGCTGTTGGTGATGGCAGTTTGGCAGGTCAGGGTGTGTATGATTATATTAGTAGTTTGCCCACCACTGAAAAAATTGCAGAATAA
- a CDS encoding VOC family protein — protein sequence MAFADYYSGVQHIGIPSSSLAQSEAFWTKLGFKKTGDFPAGNVIFMQRENLVIETWSGDEVAGKPGAINHISMDTTDADAAFDAAKAEGFTLIDSEVQHLPFWDKGIKFFNIQGPDGVIVEFCEIVK from the coding sequence ATGGCTTTTGCTGATTACTACTCAGGTGTACAACATATTGGTATTCCATCATCTTCATTAGCACAATCTGAAGCATTTTGGACTAAATTAGGTTTTAAAAAGACTGGTGATTTTCCTGCCGGGAATGTCATCTTCATGCAACGTGAAAATCTAGTGATTGAAACATGGAGCGGTGACGAAGTTGCTGGTAAACCAGGAGCTATTAACCATATTTCAATGGACACTACTGATGCAGATGCTGCTTTTGATGCTGCTAAGGCTGAAGGCTTTACTTTAATCGATTCAGAAGTACAACATTTACCATTTTGGGACAAAGGAATTAAGTTCTTTAATATTCAAGGACCTGATGGTGTTATCGTAGAATTCTGCGAAATCGTTAAATAA
- the pstB gene encoding phosphate ABC transporter ATP-binding protein: MINSNTDLKPASEFIRENAPERFIYNMDTEKHEIALSTHDLQVFYGDNLALSEGDLQFERYKITSLVGASGSGKSTFLRSLNRMNDGVATVNGNIMYRGLDINTKKIDVYEMRRHIGMVFQRPNPFAKSIYDNITFALTSRGNYTKEQLDEVVETSLKQAALWDQVKDELNKSALALSGGQAQRLVIARALALKPDILLLDEPSSALDPISSAQVEDTLLKLKDQYTIIIVTHNMQQAARISDYTAFFHMGKVIEYDLTRKIFTRPKVALTNDYISGNFG, translated from the coding sequence ATGATAAATTCAAATACAGATCTTAAACCAGCTAGTGAGTTCATTAGAGAAAATGCACCAGAGCGTTTTATTTATAACATGGATACTGAAAAACATGAAATTGCTCTGTCAACACACGATTTGCAAGTTTTTTATGGTGATAACCTTGCCTTGAGTGAAGGGGACCTGCAGTTTGAGCGTTATAAAATTACGAGTTTGGTTGGTGCTTCTGGATCAGGAAAATCAACATTTTTACGTTCACTAAACCGTATGAATGATGGTGTTGCTACCGTTAATGGTAACATTATGTATCGTGGTTTGGATATCAATACAAAAAAAATAGATGTTTATGAAATGCGTCGACATATCGGCATGGTATTTCAACGCCCTAATCCTTTTGCTAAGTCAATTTATGACAATATAACCTTTGCACTAACAAGCCGAGGTAACTACACTAAGGAGCAACTGGATGAAGTAGTTGAAACTAGCTTAAAACAAGCTGCTTTGTGGGATCAAGTTAAAGATGAATTAAATAAATCGGCACTAGCATTATCCGGTGGGCAAGCACAGCGACTAGTGATTGCTCGTGCATTAGCATTAAAGCCTGATATTTTGTTGTTAGATGAGCCTTCGAGTGCGCTAGACCCTATATCATCTGCTCAGGTTGAAGATACACTACTCAAATTAAAAGATCAGTATACAATTATTATTGTCACTCACAACATGCAACAAGCAGCTCGAATTAGTGATTATACAGCTTTCTTTCATATGGGTAAGGTCATTGAATATGATTTAACACGAAAAATATTTACGCGACCAAAAGTAGCACTTACAAACGATTACATATCAGGTAACTTTGGATGA
- a CDS encoding carboxylate transporter: MLNTLKGILTDKTFFITFILSILSLCFGQVKATDIDFKTIISLLSLLIMIAIYQDLGILKFIANFIVSKCHSTRLVLLVLLLCSFFGSMFFTNDVAILTLIPIFFNISQYLPLPKILSISLLTIYANLGSSFTPFGNPQNIYIASFYKLSPIDFLGMSIPFGLISLISLFFCTLFIKNEQIKKLSSNIIYINKKKTVWLLLASIVILLGILSVIPITLSLFISLLSGLMLSKNVFKRVDYAVILTFINFFIIVGAISRIDFVHELITIHTDNVLSTFLSTIITSQLISNVPAAVLLSKFTNHVYPLFLGVSVGGLGTIIASLANLLALRQYTGYSQNRSNFQFFKTFTLLNLIFLVLFIAVGIILL; encoded by the coding sequence ATGCTTAATACATTGAAAGGTATTTTAACTGATAAAACCTTTTTCATAACATTCATATTATCCATCTTATCTTTGTGTTTTGGTCAGGTAAAAGCAACAGACATCGACTTCAAAACCATTATTTCCTTATTATCTTTGTTAATTATGATTGCCATCTATCAAGATTTAGGAATCTTAAAATTCATTGCCAATTTCATTGTTTCAAAATGCCATTCTACACGCTTAGTTCTTCTGGTTCTTTTACTCTGTTCGTTTTTTGGCTCGATGTTTTTTACAAACGATGTAGCTATCCTAACGCTTATTCCTATTTTCTTTAATATTAGTCAGTATCTCCCACTTCCCAAAATACTCTCTATTAGTTTGTTAACCATCTACGCTAATCTTGGAAGTTCATTCACACCTTTTGGTAATCCACAAAACATTTATATTGCTTCTTTTTATAAATTAAGTCCCATTGATTTTTTAGGAATGAGCATTCCTTTTGGTTTGATTTCACTAATTTCTTTGTTTTTCTGTACTTTATTTATTAAAAATGAACAAATTAAAAAACTAAGTTCAAATATAATATACATAAACAAGAAAAAAACAGTGTGGCTATTACTAGCAAGTATAGTAATATTGCTCGGTATATTGTCAGTCATTCCTATAACATTATCTTTGTTTATTAGCCTACTCAGTGGGCTAATGCTCAGTAAAAATGTATTTAAACGTGTTGACTACGCCGTAATACTGACGTTCATCAATTTTTTCATAATTGTTGGCGCTATCAGTCGTATTGACTTTGTTCACGAATTGATTACTATCCACACAGATAATGTTTTATCAACTTTTTTATCAACTATCATTACAAGTCAATTGATTAGTAATGTCCCTGCTGCTGTATTATTATCCAAATTCACAAACCACGTCTACCCATTATTTCTAGGTGTCAGTGTTGGTGGTCTAGGCACTATTATTGCTTCCTTAGCTAATTTGCTCGCCTTAAGACAATACACTGGTTATTCTCAAAATCGTTCAAATTTTCAATTCTTCAAAACTTTTACCCTACTCAATCTAATTTTTTTAGTTCTCTTCATTGCAGTGGGAATTATTTTACTATAA